In one Leptogranulimonas caecicola genomic region, the following are encoded:
- a CDS encoding glutamate synthase subunit beta, translating to MGKVGGFLEFDRTTHGERPVAERLKDFGDIALPLPDEEQRFQACRCMNCGVAFCQTGASFGGARTSGCPLHNLIPEWNDLVWRGLWDQAAARMRITNPFPEFTGRVCPALCEAACNLGRDRGATTIKDDERAISDHEWASGGPAPLFSAADKPAASGAATSGEAPTSVAVVGSGPSGLAVAWELRRRGFAVRVFEKSDAAGGLLRYGIPAMKLPKDVVERRIQWMRDQGIAFELDYDAAAEESVSRLCGDFDAVVLAAGAGEPRRLRVPGAQLDGVVLAVDYLTASTKAVEGAGGDRAAYDPAISAEGKDVVVIGGGDTGTDCVATALRQGARSVRQLEFMPQPPEHRLPSNPWPEWPIELKVDYGQQEAIQVEGEDPRTFGADTLELLGDETGAVQSLRFARLDWSGGAPVRIEGSEEEIPAQLVLVAMGFTGPAPELLEAFGVAVQEQRPLPATAPQNHRALRTPDAPGFSTPVYVAGDTRSGASLVVSAIADGLLCAREVAAGLDR from the coding sequence ATGGGAAAAGTTGGCGGCTTCTTAGAGTTCGACCGCACCACGCATGGCGAGCGGCCAGTGGCGGAGCGCCTGAAAGACTTTGGCGACATCGCGCTTCCGCTTCCCGACGAGGAACAGCGCTTTCAAGCCTGCCGCTGCATGAACTGCGGCGTGGCCTTTTGCCAGACCGGCGCCTCCTTTGGAGGCGCCAGGACGAGTGGCTGTCCGCTGCACAACCTCATCCCCGAGTGGAACGATCTTGTCTGGCGCGGCCTCTGGGACCAGGCGGCTGCCCGCATGCGCATCACCAACCCCTTCCCGGAGTTTACCGGACGGGTATGCCCGGCCCTCTGCGAGGCGGCCTGCAACCTGGGCCGCGATCGCGGAGCCACCACCATCAAAGACGACGAGCGCGCCATCTCCGACCACGAATGGGCTTCAGGCGGCCCGGCTCCGCTCTTCTCGGCTGCCGATAAACCCGCAGCCTCTGGGGCCGCCACCTCTGGGGAGGCTCCGACTTCTGTGGCGGTGGTGGGCTCTGGGCCTTCTGGCTTGGCCGTTGCCTGGGAGCTTCGCCGTCGGGGCTTTGCGGTGCGCGTCTTCGAGAAGTCCGACGCAGCCGGCGGCCTTCTGCGCTATGGCATCCCTGCCATGAAGCTGCCCAAGGATGTGGTGGAGCGCCGCATCCAGTGGATGCGCGACCAGGGGATAGCGTTCGAGCTCGACTATGACGCAGCCGCAGAGGAAAGCGTTTCTCGGCTGTGCGGCGATTTCGACGCCGTGGTGCTTGCGGCAGGGGCAGGGGAGCCTCGGCGCTTGAGGGTGCCCGGCGCCCAGTTGGATGGCGTGGTATTGGCCGTGGACTACCTCACTGCGTCCACCAAGGCAGTGGAGGGAGCCGGAGGGGATCGTGCGGCCTATGACCCAGCCATCAGCGCCGAGGGCAAGGACGTGGTGGTCATAGGCGGCGGTGACACCGGCACCGACTGCGTGGCTACCGCGTTGCGCCAAGGCGCGCGCTCGGTGCGCCAGCTGGAGTTCATGCCTCAGCCGCCTGAGCATCGTCTGCCCTCCAACCCTTGGCCCGAGTGGCCCATCGAGCTCAAGGTGGACTACGGCCAGCAGGAAGCCATTCAGGTGGAGGGCGAAGATCCGCGCACCTTTGGCGCCGACACCCTGGAGCTTCTGGGTGACGAAACCGGAGCGGTGCAATCCTTGCGCTTTGCTCGCTTGGACTGGTCTGGCGGCGCTCCAGTGCGCATCGAGGGTTCTGAAGAAGAAATCCCTGCCCAGCTAGTGCTTGTCGCCATGGGCTTCACCGGCCCTGCTCCGGAGCTCTTGGAAGCCTTTGGCGTGGCCGTGCAGGAGCAGCGCCCGCTGCCCGCCACGGCGCCTCAAAACCATCGCGCCCTGCGCACCCCTGACGCACCGGGCTTCTCGACTCCCGTGTATGTGGCGGGCGACACCCGCTCCGGCGCCTCGCTGGTGGTGAGCGCCATCGCCGACGGCCTCCTGTGCGCCAGAGAGGTAGCCGCTGGGCTGGACCGTTAA
- a CDS encoding isopeptide-forming domain-containing fimbrial protein — protein sequence MKGHISKKRTFAFLLSLLLTVQMTLPAGCLEAIAQSVVGEGIDSELIAVQDESALDPQVSDDQAAQLDGSAAEKPESPAADLEVSKEAPSQAEGDLKQEAPQPGVEAASQPAKAAARAADTTVGSMVISGGVAGTDYTVSGATVVVNTSTPLTFKGTLTNSTVQIKQGASANITLAGVTITSNTNSSPINLMGSGTTLKLFLADGTTNNLQCTVAAAGIHCGKDSTLYIDDAVANWSGSIHVEVLNGVVDTAATLDNGTAVSKGDPVTCLASSNPGKLVVKGGPDASGIGSGPNEIAGHMYFDGGDITSYAWGGHSSNGGYSSGNNSSGSGIGGGAKGGGTSMWFNGARIHSYGSYHGAGVGGGWSGSNGSGNQTGFTATGNNLCSNIYINAGYLYSEGYEHGNGFGGGCGSPPTNRIVRVTGGTLHPVSKSSRKDIGGEGAYTIVTGGSAFVSSKDKFQGIGDTAYNTQGVTTWDDVTALGGFLPATDKVFMLTVDLSTSSEKLSNEKLEDFKLFIGGEDAHYGAPTEFENGKLYLWLPEWVAKPNAEKEVRIEMSVRQADGTVKKIDPLFIAKPSASDATQTVKRYIEFDFPSDYAKTLEKDYDGLPFPALTVDATHPINIERTVGNSVVKETLNQPEEVKFKYQMLAQNEAGEWVPTGSESEEGSATLPADTGRFQVTMTSYQYAKDPSYAASYWGHQAKGVATINAVPAVLTMEAAPEWGNLADDGTWTPITQENADAGMAGNRLKLQFNIRSANTTALTCAAPTGSFQVSIDGKEVGKPIALTKEAVEASKGSTIANPDLSVTSTTGGTETRHATQVTYYFDPTNNDALLKALEDASKGGEHKVNIEYKADKNYIQGVDKNPDNAKEDDTFIVPVPPTTDVKPDPDKGPNVDIEDVDPDPDDPDNPDNPDNPDDKGTKVVHKSVTLRYSEYSSKTLGLTFESTSSMPMTCSTANGAVAELVADSEGNVLDASGKVNIKVNSCGTTRIVMEQAPNALYTGTKVILDVRVIPDESLKPQVQIRLVTNNLTHPGEPARPGDEIEYLVTGLNLVKGSAWQTAKLLDTMDPRLELIEDSVSITDNYATPDVSTRLGTDEFYAAAANAGFKWSDFDWDALAAEEGSGDGQYIFDKAASKVTSSVGTVYGGQSVTMRFKAKLASGTANRPQNPDDPKDIEPGPGGEGTYGVKENPAPGETPKDPTPLDPKDPKDILVIGDGAEGDPDNPDDPDDPNNPDNPSYDPNPTDPGVVPPLPIIPKDPVMDPDPDDPDAKPDVTVEKTAENLTHPEAKHAMVGDEIAYAITLSNRGKDTAWYSPAICDPLPQGLELIPGTLKLTGVDGATQEVSDSVYSEKSRVIALYVDDLYGGEQVTLTFKCRVTPDAQGTQGTNVAYSTGQTPSDRWKEEHPDPDPDNPDNPDNPDNPDNPDNPDNPDNPDNPDNPDNPDNPDNPDNPDNPKPRPKPGDPFVPDPKPGDDPTDPDYDPWKDTDWDNFPDGGTPAPKPSDPAPTGTESGIIPADPADEGLAMDLTGENLTRDISHTMVGDTIRYTATFTNTQDHTQLYDTVLRNLVPEGLEVVPGSIHVEVPNIQTPSTFRLRLAAPMSGVETFSAAEEDQVQALRQAPLALAAEDEAASLDVQDAENSQPSQDDYLTFPVADEAYNATSRTIGVHSGHMPAGTSVRLVYDATVGPKAAGKTIVDHAWGHGYKPSAYDVDGEQPTIGKSFAPAGGLEAFLASEGLATLPARHEIPVSEIVDPEDGEVQLVKTAQNLTTSSGETYVGDRILYTLTLVNGTAGSMVFDSIIEDTLPAGLTLDESTVSLKTAAGRTVSCSNVYDAASRRLSVAAGDIAGGASAVLTFEATVNEQALSGDVGNVARAFGTKPSQLPDEGHTPLTPGTRYDPPQGWDSFLAQQDGLLSVSSGEPVYPSPEAGVANRTKVTVLPARGSRIMPKTGDVATLAPLMSLLGGASVALTAAVRRKRF from the coding sequence ATGAAAGGCCACATATCTAAGAAACGCACCTTCGCCTTCCTGCTTTCGCTCTTACTGACAGTGCAGATGACGCTGCCAGCAGGTTGCCTGGAAGCCATTGCGCAATCCGTCGTGGGGGAGGGCATAGATTCTGAGCTAATCGCGGTTCAGGATGAGTCTGCGCTCGACCCACAGGTCTCAGACGATCAAGCGGCGCAACTTGACGGTTCGGCTGCCGAGAAGCCCGAATCCCCAGCTGCTGATCTCGAGGTGTCGAAGGAGGCACCTTCTCAAGCTGAGGGAGATCTCAAGCAAGAGGCTCCTCAACCGGGTGTTGAAGCTGCCTCACAGCCTGCGAAGGCAGCGGCTCGAGCAGCCGACACCACAGTGGGGAGCATGGTTATTTCCGGCGGCGTGGCCGGTACCGACTATACCGTCAGCGGCGCCACCGTTGTGGTCAACACCTCAACGCCGTTGACGTTCAAGGGCACCCTGACCAACAGTACGGTGCAGATTAAGCAGGGCGCATCGGCCAACATCACCCTTGCCGGTGTCACCATCACGTCCAACACCAACAGCTCGCCCATCAACCTCATGGGCAGCGGCACCACCCTCAAGCTCTTTTTGGCCGACGGCACTACCAACAATCTCCAGTGCACGGTGGCAGCCGCGGGCATACACTGCGGCAAAGATTCTACGCTTTACATTGATGACGCTGTAGCCAACTGGAGCGGCTCCATCCATGTGGAGGTGCTTAACGGTGTAGTGGACACTGCTGCTACCTTGGACAACGGCACAGCGGTTTCGAAGGGCGACCCGGTCACATGTCTCGCCTCCTCGAATCCCGGAAAACTTGTGGTGAAGGGCGGGCCTGATGCTTCCGGCATAGGATCTGGCCCCAACGAGATCGCCGGGCACATGTATTTCGATGGTGGCGACATTACCTCTTACGCATGGGGCGGCCATAGCAGCAATGGTGGTTACAGCAGCGGAAACAACAGTTCTGGGTCCGGTATCGGCGGAGGTGCCAAAGGCGGAGGCACCAGTATGTGGTTCAATGGTGCTCGGATCCACTCCTATGGCTCCTATCACGGTGCTGGTGTAGGCGGCGGATGGTCCGGCAGCAACGGTAGCGGCAACCAGACCGGATTCACTGCCACAGGCAACAACCTGTGCAGCAATATCTATATTAATGCCGGCTATCTCTATTCCGAGGGCTACGAGCATGGCAATGGATTCGGTGGCGGATGCGGTTCCCCTCCCACCAACCGCATCGTCCGAGTGACCGGAGGCACGCTTCATCCAGTGTCTAAAAGTTCCAGGAAAGATATCGGCGGAGAAGGCGCGTACACCATCGTCACCGGCGGTTCGGCCTTCGTCTCTTCAAAGGACAAGTTTCAGGGCATTGGAGATACTGCTTACAACACCCAGGGTGTGACTACGTGGGATGACGTCACGGCCCTTGGCGGCTTTTTGCCTGCCACCGACAAAGTCTTTATGCTCACGGTGGATCTTTCCACCTCCTCAGAGAAGCTCAGCAACGAGAAGCTAGAAGACTTCAAGCTGTTCATCGGCGGCGAGGATGCCCATTACGGAGCTCCCACCGAGTTTGAAAACGGTAAGCTCTATCTCTGGCTTCCCGAATGGGTAGCCAAGCCCAATGCAGAAAAAGAAGTACGTATCGAGATGTCTGTGCGGCAGGCCGACGGCACTGTGAAGAAAATCGACCCCCTCTTCATAGCCAAGCCCTCGGCTTCCGATGCTACTCAGACAGTGAAGCGCTACATCGAGTTCGACTTCCCTTCAGACTACGCCAAGACGTTGGAGAAGGACTATGATGGACTGCCCTTCCCAGCCCTCACCGTGGATGCCACGCATCCCATCAATATCGAGCGCACTGTAGGTAACAGCGTTGTCAAAGAGACGCTCAACCAGCCAGAAGAAGTCAAGTTCAAGTATCAGATGCTCGCTCAAAATGAGGCGGGTGAATGGGTGCCTACCGGCAGTGAGTCCGAAGAGGGCAGTGCCACGCTGCCTGCCGATACTGGCCGCTTCCAAGTGACCATGACTTCCTACCAGTACGCCAAAGACCCCAGCTACGCTGCCAGCTACTGGGGCCATCAGGCCAAGGGTGTGGCGACCATCAACGCCGTGCCCGCCGTCCTTACCATGGAAGCCGCCCCTGAGTGGGGTAATCTGGCCGACGACGGCACCTGGACCCCCATCACCCAGGAGAACGCCGACGCCGGTATGGCCGGCAACCGCCTGAAGCTCCAGTTCAACATTCGCAGCGCCAATACCACGGCTCTCACTTGCGCTGCACCCACCGGCTCCTTCCAGGTCTCTATTGACGGAAAAGAGGTGGGTAAGCCTATTGCGCTCACCAAAGAAGCGGTGGAGGCCTCCAAAGGCTCGACTATCGCCAACCCCGACCTCTCCGTGACCTCCACCACCGGCGGCACCGAGACCCGTCACGCCACACAGGTGACCTACTACTTCGATCCCACCAACAACGACGCTCTGCTCAAGGCTCTCGAAGACGCCTCCAAGGGCGGCGAGCACAAGGTGAACATCGAGTACAAGGCCGACAAGAACTACATCCAGGGCGTCGACAAAAACCCCGACAACGCCAAGGAAGACGACACCTTCATCGTGCCGGTGCCTCCCACCACCGACGTCAAGCCTGATCCCGACAAGGGCCCCAACGTCGACATCGAAGACGTCGATCCTGATCCCGACGATCCTGACAACCCCGACAACCCGGACAATCCCGATGACAAGGGCACCAAGGTGGTCCACAAATCGGTGACCTTGCGCTACAGCGAGTACTCGTCTAAGACCCTGGGCCTCACGTTCGAGTCCACCTCATCCATGCCTATGACCTGCAGCACCGCCAATGGCGCAGTGGCCGAGCTTGTGGCAGACAGCGAAGGCAATGTGCTCGACGCATCAGGCAAAGTGAACATCAAGGTCAACAGCTGCGGCACCACCCGCATCGTTATGGAGCAGGCGCCCAATGCGCTCTACACCGGCACCAAGGTCATCTTGGACGTCCGTGTCATCCCTGACGAGTCCTTAAAGCCCCAGGTGCAAATTCGCCTGGTCACCAACAACCTCACCCATCCTGGCGAGCCTGCGCGTCCCGGCGACGAGATCGAGTATCTGGTCACCGGTCTCAACCTGGTCAAAGGTTCTGCCTGGCAAACCGCCAAGCTCTTGGACACCATGGATCCTCGCTTGGAGCTGATCGAAGACAGCGTGAGCATTACCGACAATTACGCTACTCCCGACGTCTCCACTCGTCTGGGCACCGATGAGTTCTATGCAGCTGCTGCCAATGCGGGCTTCAAATGGAGCGATTTCGATTGGGATGCGCTGGCGGCAGAGGAAGGCTCAGGAGACGGCCAGTACATCTTCGACAAGGCAGCCTCCAAGGTCACCAGTTCCGTGGGCACCGTGTACGGTGGCCAGTCGGTAACCATGCGCTTCAAAGCCAAGCTGGCGTCCGGCACCGCCAACCGTCCGCAAAACCCCGACGATCCCAAGGATATCGAACCTGGTCCTGGTGGCGAGGGCACCTACGGCGTCAAAGAGAATCCAGCCCCTGGTGAGACTCCCAAAGATCCCACACCTCTCGACCCCAAGGATCCCAAAGACATCTTGGTCATAGGCGACGGCGCAGAGGGAGACCCTGACAACCCAGACGATCCCGATGACCCCAACAATCCCGATAACCCCAGCTATGATCCCAATCCCACAGATCCCGGCGTCGTCCCGCCGCTGCCCATCATCCCCAAGGATCCTGTGATGGACCCCGATCCTGACGATCCCGATGCCAAGCCTGACGTCACGGTGGAAAAGACTGCTGAGAACCTCACCCATCCTGAGGCCAAGCATGCCATGGTGGGGGACGAGATCGCCTACGCCATCACCCTGAGCAACCGGGGCAAAGACACCGCCTGGTATTCGCCGGCCATCTGCGACCCTCTGCCTCAAGGCTTGGAGCTCATTCCCGGCACCCTCAAGCTCACGGGCGTCGACGGCGCCACCCAAGAGGTGAGCGACAGCGTCTACAGCGAGAAGTCGCGCGTCATCGCCCTCTACGTGGACGACCTTTACGGCGGCGAGCAGGTGACCTTGACCTTCAAGTGCCGGGTAACCCCTGACGCCCAAGGCACCCAGGGCACCAATGTGGCCTATAGCACCGGCCAAACCCCCAGCGACCGTTGGAAAGAGGAGCATCCAGATCCGGATCCCGACAACCCGGATAACCCTGACAACCCTGACAATCCCGACAACCCGGATAACCCTGACAACCCTGATAATCCTGACAATCCGGATAACCCAGACAACCCGGACAATCCCGACAACCCGGACAATCCCGACAATCCCAAGCCTAGGCCTAAGCCCGGCGACCCCTTCGTGCCAGACCCCAAGCCCGGCGACGACCCCACAGATCCTGATTACGATCCTTGGAAGGACACCGATTGGGACAACTTCCCTGATGGCGGCACTCCCGCGCCCAAGCCTTCGGACCCCGCGCCTACGGGCACTGAGTCGGGCATCATTCCTGCCGACCCTGCCGATGAAGGTCTCGCCATGGACCTTACCGGAGAGAACCTCACTCGCGATATCTCCCATACCATGGTGGGCGACACCATTCGCTACACCGCCACCTTCACCAATACCCAGGATCACACACAGCTCTATGACACGGTGCTGCGCAACCTGGTGCCCGAAGGGCTCGAGGTGGTTCCCGGCTCCATCCATGTAGAGGTTCCCAATATCCAGACGCCCTCAACCTTCCGTCTGCGCCTGGCAGCTCCCATGAGCGGCGTCGAGACCTTCTCGGCAGCAGAGGAAGACCAAGTCCAGGCATTGCGCCAGGCTCCTTTGGCTCTGGCTGCAGAAGATGAGGCTGCCTCTCTGGACGTCCAAGATGCCGAGAATTCCCAGCCCTCGCAGGACGACTACCTCACCTTCCCTGTGGCCGATGAGGCATATAACGCCACGAGCCGCACCATCGGCGTGCATTCAGGCCATATGCCCGCGGGGACCTCGGTGCGCCTGGTCTACGACGCTACGGTTGGCCCCAAGGCGGCCGGCAAGACCATCGTCGACCATGCTTGGGGCCATGGCTACAAGCCCAGTGCCTACGACGTGGACGGCGAGCAGCCCACCATCGGCAAGAGCTTCGCGCCTGCGGGTGGCCTGGAGGCCTTCCTGGCCAGCGAAGGCCTGGCTACCCTCCCGGCGCGCCACGAGATCCCTGTGAGCGAGATCGTCGATCCTGAAGATGGCGAGGTCCAGCTGGTGAAGACTGCGCAAAACCTCACTACTTCCTCGGGGGAGACCTATGTGGGCGACAGGATCCTCTACACGCTCACGCTTGTCAATGGCACTGCCGGCTCCATGGTCTTCGACTCCATCATCGAGGACACGCTGCCCGCAGGGCTTACCCTCGACGAGTCCACCGTCTCCTTGAAGACTGCCGCCGGACGCACAGTGAGTTGCAGCAATGTCTATGACGCGGCAAGCCGCCGCCTCTCTGTGGCAGCCGGCGACATCGCCGGCGGCGCCTCTGCCGTGCTCACCTTCGAGGCGACGGTCAACGAGCAGGCGCTCTCCGGCGATGTGGGCAACGTGGCCCGTGCCTTCGGCACCAAGCCCTCGCAGCTTCCTGACGAGGGACATACCCCTCTGACGCCTGGCACGCGCTATGACCCGCCCCAGGGCTGGGACTCGTTCCTGGCTCAACAGGACGGCCTCCTCTCCGTCTCCAGCGGCGAGCCTGTCTATCCGTCGCCTGAGGCGGGAGTGGCCAACCGTACCAAGGTGACGGTGCTGCCCGCGCGCGGGAGCCGCATCATGCCCAAGACCGGCGATGTCGCGACACTGGCGCCGCTGATGTCGCTCTTGGGGGGCGCCTCTGTCGCCCTTACCGCAGCCGTGCGCCGCAAGCGCTTCTAG